From Ipomoea triloba cultivar NCNSP0323 chromosome 5, ASM357664v1, the proteins below share one genomic window:
- the LOC116020087 gene encoding RAB11-binding protein RELCH homolog isoform X1: MRSVQVNTFEHTHTQRCLFARHCIAGDQMDVERSSLCNCVVNFLLEENYLLTAFELLHELLDDGRDDQAIRLKEFFADPIQFPPDQIARFNSLRVTDPQTLLEDRESLEEKLALAEYDLRLAQEDIVKLKDDLQRRAHSVLDQKNESKVHVSEKLENDFQQQKREASFSDLGPLKDNERKYLNCAVKEYLLIAGYRLTAMTFYEEVTDQSLDVWPNSSACAPDALRHYYYQYLSSSTEAAEEKITMIRENESLIKENERLKHEKQALFKSKEMVEARVMSLQKDIKDKENLVQNLKQSLDGKRKELNDCRAEITSLKMQIEEAHSQQNLLASTSEIYESPSVDGYNEEMKLLVNEIQSLKASHEERNAEEKDEVGGLHDYNIPECRNGLSLSDLRTEDSQLLIDQTSEVVKKPEELSVPLVDDSLPEKPENFTAFNGEVPTETNSPVVKPDSLVAEPIPEKMGLGTIQILSDSLPKIVPYVLINHREELLPLIMCAIERHPESSTRDSLTHTLFNLIKRPDEQQRRIIMDACVTLARNVGEMRTETELLPQCWEQINHMYEERRLLVAQSCGELAEFVRPEIRDSLILSIVQQLIEDSATVVREAAAHNLALLLPLFPNTDKYFKVEEMMFQLVCDPSGVVVETTMKKLVPALVNWGKSLDHILQLLLSHVLRSAQRCPPLSGVEGSIESHFRVLGERERWNIDVLLRLLVELLPLVHQKVLDTCPFPSVSDTNIKVFSTSLLELYAEGKTEWPSFEWLHIDCFPVFIELASLLPQKEDNLRSQITRILLEVSNRFGEPYLSHIMLPVFLVAVGDNGDLTYLPNKSQSKIRSLSPKTAIAERLATICVLPLLLAGVLGSPTKREQLTEYVRNLLMQSSEPERQIAKHEIFNSVRFLCTYEQHHYMIFNILWEMVLSSNIRMKTDAANVLKVIVPYVDVKVASSHVLPALVTLGSDQNLHVKFASIDAFGAVAQHFKTDSIVDKIRVQMDAFIEDGSHEATIAVIRSLVIAVPHTSDTLRDYLLSKIFQFSAAPPPSNDVMRRRERANAFCEAIRALDATDLSAASVRDVLMPTIQNVLKDFDSIDPAHKEALEIILKERSGGTLDTISKVMGAHLGIASSVSSFFGEGGLLGKRESGDPLPIVTEPVEPLKSASLPSPTEDTRLRRIMRGGFTDMLRGKQKGNDEIPPTQ, encoded by the exons ATGCGATCGGTGCAAGTGAATACATTTgagcacacacacacacaaaggtGTTTGTTCGCTCGCCACTGCATCGCCGGCGATCAAATGGACGTCGAAAGATCGTCTCTGTGCAATTGCGTCGTGAATTTCCTGTTGGAAGAGAACTACCTTTTAACGGCATTCGAGCTTCTCCACGAGCTTCTAGATGATGGCCGCGACGACCAGGCCATTCGCCTCAAGGAATTCTTCGCCGATCCAATTCAGTTTCCTCCTGATCAGATCGCTCGTTTCAACTCGCTTCGAG TTACTGACCCCCAGACACTTCTGGAAGATCGAGAATCACTAGAAGAAAAATTGGCACTTGCAGAGTATGATCTTCGTTTAGCTCAAGAAGACATTGTGAAACTCAAGGATGATTTGCAGAGGCGAGCTCATAGTGTCCTTGACCAAAAAAATG AGTCAAAGGTACATGTTTCTGAAAAActtgaaaatgattttcagcaGCAGAAAAGGGAAGCTTCTTTCTCTGATTTGGGTCCTTTGAAGGATAATGAGCGTAAATATCTAAACTGTGCTGTAAAGGAGTATCTGTTGATAGCAGGATACCGTTTGACTGCCATGACATTCTATGAAGAG GTGACTGACCAGAGCTTAGACGTTTGGCCAAACTCATCTGCATGTGCCCCAGATGCTTTGCGCCATTACTACTACCAGTACCTGTCTTCCTCCACAGAAGCTGCTGAG GAGAAAATAACTATGATTAGAGAAAATGAATCAttgataaaagaaaatgaaaggcTGAAACATGAAAAGCAGGCATTGTTTAAGAGTAAGGAAATGGTTGAGGCCCGCGTCATGTCCCTGCAGAAGGATATTAAGGACAAGGAGAATCTG GTCCAAAACTTAAAGCAATCTCTGGATGGAAAAAGGAAAGAACTGAATGACTGTAGAGCTGAAATAACTTCACTAAAAATGCAAATTGAAGAAGCTCATTCTCAACAGAATCTATTAGCCAGTACTTCTGAAATATATGAATCACCTTCTGTTGATGGGTACAATGAAGAAATGAAGTTGCTGGTGAATGAAATTCAGAGTTTGAAAGCCAGTCATGAGGAGAGAAATGCAGAGGAAAAAGATGAAGTTGGAGGATTACATGATTACAATATTCCAGAATGTAGAAATGGTCTCTCATTGAGTGATTTGAGAACTGAAGATTCTCAACTTCTGATAGATCAGACCTCAGAAGTTGTCAAGAAACCTGAGGAACTATCAGTGCCTTTAGTTGACGATAGTCTTCCTGAAAAACCTGAAAATTTTACTGCTTTTAATGGTGAAGTACCCACAGAAACAAATTCACCAGTTGTAAAACCAGACAGTCTAGTGGCTGAACCCATTCCTGAAAAGATG GGTTTGGGGACTATTCAGATACTTTCAGATTCATTGCCTAAAATTGTACCTTACGTTTTGATAAACCATAGGGAG GAGCTCCTTCCTTTGATAATGTGTGCAATTGAGCGCCATCCAGAAAGCAGCACTCGTGATTCCTTGACTCATACATTATTCAATTTAATCAAGCGTCCAGATGAGCAGCAGAGGCGGATTATAATGGAT GCTTGTGTTACACTTGCCAGAAATGTTGGAGAGATGAGAACAGAAACAGAACTGCTTCCTCAATGCTGGGAACAA ATCAATCACATGTATGAGGAGCGCAGGTTGCTGGTTGCTCAATCATGTGGAGAGCTCGCTGAATTTGTTCGCCCAGAGATTCGTGATTCCCTTATCTTGTCCATTGTGCAACAGCTGATAGAGGATTCTGCAACAGTTGTTCGAGAGGCTGCTGCCCACAACCTGGCTTTGCTGCTGCCCCTCTTTCCAAATACGGACAAATATTTCAAG GTTGAGGAGATGATGTTTCAATTGGTCTGTGATCCATCTGGAGTTGTCGTAGAAACAACCATGAAAAAACTAGTTCCAGCTCTGGTAAATTGGGGGAAAAGTTTGGACCATATATTACAACTTTTGCTCTCTCATGTCTTGAGATCAGCTCAG CGGTGCCCCCCTCTTTCAGGTGTTGAAGGCTCCATTGAATCACATTTTCGAGTTTTAGGTGAAAGAGAGCGCTGGAATATTGACGTCCTGCTGCGGTTACTGGTAGAGTTGCTTCCACTTGTCCACCAAAAAGTTCTCGACACTTGTCCTTTCCCTTCAGTCTCAGACACTAATATAAAAGTTTTCTCAACCTCCCTGCTTGAACTTTACGCAGA GGGAAAGACAGAGTGGCCCTCATTTGAGTGGTTGCATATTGACTGCTTTCCTGTATTCATTGAATTGGCATCTTTATTACCTCAAAAGGAAGATAATTTGAGAAGTCAGATAACAAGG ATCTTACTAGAGGTATCAAATCGCTTTGGGGAACCTTATCTTTCCCACATCATGCTTCCTGTATTCTTGGTAGCAGTTGGTGATAATGGTGATTTGACATACCTGCCAAATAAATCCCAATCAAAAATAAGAA GTTTGAGTCCAAAAACTGCTATAGCGGAGAGACTTGCTACAATTTGTGTCCTACCTCTTCTCTTGGCAGGTGTTTTGGGCTCCCCTACCAAGCGGGAACAATTGACGGAATACGTGAGAAATTTGTTGATGCAGAGTTCAGAACCAGAAAGACAAATTGCGAAGCATGAGATTTTCAATTCTGTTCGCTTCCTTTG CACGTATGAACAACATCATTATATGATTTTTAACATCCTCTGGGAAATGGTACTGAGTTCCAACATTAGAATGAAAACAGATGCTGCCAATGTTTTAAAAGTTATT GTCCCATATGTTGATGTTAAGGTTGCCTCATCTCATGTTTTGCCTGCTCTTGTAACACTTGGTTCTGACCAAAACTTGCATGTGAAATTTGCAAGCATTGATGCGTTTGGAGCTGTAGCACAACATTTTAAAACTGATTCG ATTGTTGACAAAATCCGTGTTCAAATGGATGCTTTTATTGAGGATGGGTCACATGAAGCTACAATTGCTGTAATTCGTTCTTTGGTGATTGCTGTACCACATACATCAGATACACTTCGAGATT ATCTGCTATCCAAGATCTTCCAGTTTTCAGCTGCACCACCCCCTTCAAATGATGTGATGCGTCGTCGTGAGAGAGCAAATGCATTCTGTGAAGCAATTCGTGCACTTGATGCTACAG ATCTTTCTGCTGCTAGTGTGAGAGATGTCCTGATGCCCACAATTCAGAACGTACTCAAAGACTTTGATTCTATTGATCCAGCACACAAAGAAGCTCTTGAAATCATATTAAAGGAAAGATCCGGTGGTACATTGGATACTATAAGTAAGGTGATGGGTGCACATTTGGGAATTGCTTCATCCGTAAGCAGCTTCTTTGGTGAAGGTGGTTTATTAGGAAAAAGAGAAAGCGGGGATCCATTGCCAATTGTAACAGAGCCGGTGGAGCCATTGAAGTCAGCGTCACTGCCATCACCAACTGAAGACACGAGATTGAGGCGGATCATGAGGGGCGGTTTCACTGACATGCTTAGGGGCAAACAAAAGGGTAACGACGAAATTCCACCAACCCAATGA
- the LOC116020087 gene encoding RAB11-binding protein RELCH homolog isoform X2 — translation MICRGELIVSLTKKMQQKREASFSDLGPLKDNERKYLNCAVKEYLLIAGYRLTAMTFYEEVTDQSLDVWPNSSACAPDALRHYYYQYLSSSTEAAEEKITMIRENESLIKENERLKHEKQALFKSKEMVEARVMSLQKDIKDKENLVQNLKQSLDGKRKELNDCRAEITSLKMQIEEAHSQQNLLASTSEIYESPSVDGYNEEMKLLVNEIQSLKASHEERNAEEKDEVGGLHDYNIPECRNGLSLSDLRTEDSQLLIDQTSEVVKKPEELSVPLVDDSLPEKPENFTAFNGEVPTETNSPVVKPDSLVAEPIPEKMGLGTIQILSDSLPKIVPYVLINHREELLPLIMCAIERHPESSTRDSLTHTLFNLIKRPDEQQRRIIMDACVTLARNVGEMRTETELLPQCWEQINHMYEERRLLVAQSCGELAEFVRPEIRDSLILSIVQQLIEDSATVVREAAAHNLALLLPLFPNTDKYFKVEEMMFQLVCDPSGVVVETTMKKLVPALVNWGKSLDHILQLLLSHVLRSAQRCPPLSGVEGSIESHFRVLGERERWNIDVLLRLLVELLPLVHQKVLDTCPFPSVSDTNIKVFSTSLLELYAEGKTEWPSFEWLHIDCFPVFIELASLLPQKEDNLRSQITRILLEVSNRFGEPYLSHIMLPVFLVAVGDNGDLTYLPNKSQSKIRSLSPKTAIAERLATICVLPLLLAGVLGSPTKREQLTEYVRNLLMQSSEPERQIAKHEIFNSVRFLCTYEQHHYMIFNILWEMVLSSNIRMKTDAANVLKVIVPYVDVKVASSHVLPALVTLGSDQNLHVKFASIDAFGAVAQHFKTDSIVDKIRVQMDAFIEDGSHEATIAVIRSLVIAVPHTSDTLRDYLLSKIFQFSAAPPPSNDVMRRRERANAFCEAIRALDATDLSAASVRDVLMPTIQNVLKDFDSIDPAHKEALEIILKERSGGTLDTISKVMGAHLGIASSVSSFFGEGGLLGKRESGDPLPIVTEPVEPLKSASLPSPTEDTRLRRIMRGGFTDMLRGKQKGNDEIPPTQ, via the exons ATGATTTGCAGAGGCGAGCTCATAGTGTCCTTGACCAAAAAAATG caGCAGAAAAGGGAAGCTTCTTTCTCTGATTTGGGTCCTTTGAAGGATAATGAGCGTAAATATCTAAACTGTGCTGTAAAGGAGTATCTGTTGATAGCAGGATACCGTTTGACTGCCATGACATTCTATGAAGAG GTGACTGACCAGAGCTTAGACGTTTGGCCAAACTCATCTGCATGTGCCCCAGATGCTTTGCGCCATTACTACTACCAGTACCTGTCTTCCTCCACAGAAGCTGCTGAG GAGAAAATAACTATGATTAGAGAAAATGAATCAttgataaaagaaaatgaaaggcTGAAACATGAAAAGCAGGCATTGTTTAAGAGTAAGGAAATGGTTGAGGCCCGCGTCATGTCCCTGCAGAAGGATATTAAGGACAAGGAGAATCTG GTCCAAAACTTAAAGCAATCTCTGGATGGAAAAAGGAAAGAACTGAATGACTGTAGAGCTGAAATAACTTCACTAAAAATGCAAATTGAAGAAGCTCATTCTCAACAGAATCTATTAGCCAGTACTTCTGAAATATATGAATCACCTTCTGTTGATGGGTACAATGAAGAAATGAAGTTGCTGGTGAATGAAATTCAGAGTTTGAAAGCCAGTCATGAGGAGAGAAATGCAGAGGAAAAAGATGAAGTTGGAGGATTACATGATTACAATATTCCAGAATGTAGAAATGGTCTCTCATTGAGTGATTTGAGAACTGAAGATTCTCAACTTCTGATAGATCAGACCTCAGAAGTTGTCAAGAAACCTGAGGAACTATCAGTGCCTTTAGTTGACGATAGTCTTCCTGAAAAACCTGAAAATTTTACTGCTTTTAATGGTGAAGTACCCACAGAAACAAATTCACCAGTTGTAAAACCAGACAGTCTAGTGGCTGAACCCATTCCTGAAAAGATG GGTTTGGGGACTATTCAGATACTTTCAGATTCATTGCCTAAAATTGTACCTTACGTTTTGATAAACCATAGGGAG GAGCTCCTTCCTTTGATAATGTGTGCAATTGAGCGCCATCCAGAAAGCAGCACTCGTGATTCCTTGACTCATACATTATTCAATTTAATCAAGCGTCCAGATGAGCAGCAGAGGCGGATTATAATGGAT GCTTGTGTTACACTTGCCAGAAATGTTGGAGAGATGAGAACAGAAACAGAACTGCTTCCTCAATGCTGGGAACAA ATCAATCACATGTATGAGGAGCGCAGGTTGCTGGTTGCTCAATCATGTGGAGAGCTCGCTGAATTTGTTCGCCCAGAGATTCGTGATTCCCTTATCTTGTCCATTGTGCAACAGCTGATAGAGGATTCTGCAACAGTTGTTCGAGAGGCTGCTGCCCACAACCTGGCTTTGCTGCTGCCCCTCTTTCCAAATACGGACAAATATTTCAAG GTTGAGGAGATGATGTTTCAATTGGTCTGTGATCCATCTGGAGTTGTCGTAGAAACAACCATGAAAAAACTAGTTCCAGCTCTGGTAAATTGGGGGAAAAGTTTGGACCATATATTACAACTTTTGCTCTCTCATGTCTTGAGATCAGCTCAG CGGTGCCCCCCTCTTTCAGGTGTTGAAGGCTCCATTGAATCACATTTTCGAGTTTTAGGTGAAAGAGAGCGCTGGAATATTGACGTCCTGCTGCGGTTACTGGTAGAGTTGCTTCCACTTGTCCACCAAAAAGTTCTCGACACTTGTCCTTTCCCTTCAGTCTCAGACACTAATATAAAAGTTTTCTCAACCTCCCTGCTTGAACTTTACGCAGA GGGAAAGACAGAGTGGCCCTCATTTGAGTGGTTGCATATTGACTGCTTTCCTGTATTCATTGAATTGGCATCTTTATTACCTCAAAAGGAAGATAATTTGAGAAGTCAGATAACAAGG ATCTTACTAGAGGTATCAAATCGCTTTGGGGAACCTTATCTTTCCCACATCATGCTTCCTGTATTCTTGGTAGCAGTTGGTGATAATGGTGATTTGACATACCTGCCAAATAAATCCCAATCAAAAATAAGAA GTTTGAGTCCAAAAACTGCTATAGCGGAGAGACTTGCTACAATTTGTGTCCTACCTCTTCTCTTGGCAGGTGTTTTGGGCTCCCCTACCAAGCGGGAACAATTGACGGAATACGTGAGAAATTTGTTGATGCAGAGTTCAGAACCAGAAAGACAAATTGCGAAGCATGAGATTTTCAATTCTGTTCGCTTCCTTTG CACGTATGAACAACATCATTATATGATTTTTAACATCCTCTGGGAAATGGTACTGAGTTCCAACATTAGAATGAAAACAGATGCTGCCAATGTTTTAAAAGTTATT GTCCCATATGTTGATGTTAAGGTTGCCTCATCTCATGTTTTGCCTGCTCTTGTAACACTTGGTTCTGACCAAAACTTGCATGTGAAATTTGCAAGCATTGATGCGTTTGGAGCTGTAGCACAACATTTTAAAACTGATTCG ATTGTTGACAAAATCCGTGTTCAAATGGATGCTTTTATTGAGGATGGGTCACATGAAGCTACAATTGCTGTAATTCGTTCTTTGGTGATTGCTGTACCACATACATCAGATACACTTCGAGATT ATCTGCTATCCAAGATCTTCCAGTTTTCAGCTGCACCACCCCCTTCAAATGATGTGATGCGTCGTCGTGAGAGAGCAAATGCATTCTGTGAAGCAATTCGTGCACTTGATGCTACAG ATCTTTCTGCTGCTAGTGTGAGAGATGTCCTGATGCCCACAATTCAGAACGTACTCAAAGACTTTGATTCTATTGATCCAGCACACAAAGAAGCTCTTGAAATCATATTAAAGGAAAGATCCGGTGGTACATTGGATACTATAAGTAAGGTGATGGGTGCACATTTGGGAATTGCTTCATCCGTAAGCAGCTTCTTTGGTGAAGGTGGTTTATTAGGAAAAAGAGAAAGCGGGGATCCATTGCCAATTGTAACAGAGCCGGTGGAGCCATTGAAGTCAGCGTCACTGCCATCACCAACTGAAGACACGAGATTGAGGCGGATCATGAGGGGCGGTTTCACTGACATGCTTAGGGGCAAACAAAAGGGTAACGACGAAATTCCACCAACCCAATGA